The following coding sequences lie in one Rhinolophus ferrumequinum isolate MPI-CBG mRhiFer1 chromosome 14, mRhiFer1_v1.p, whole genome shotgun sequence genomic window:
- the GLI4 gene encoding zinc finger protein GLI4 isoform X2, which translates to MAALGDGQEPPCVPSPVSLESPGTPGAHHHKARLHLRGHQHGSPSCSPEVLSQPLREEELSELDLQEEEEVPLGRDTCWPDSELEPEQALSSPHLQGPGEELDQDGKALRTLLRSLPRRPMCGDSFGQESSLEQPAGQPPGAVSCSQNRGAWCMTLVPQGASGTDSGPELGDSFGRGSGLGARQGSPRGGKPHRCEACGKSFKYNSLLLKHQRIHTGEKPYACHECGKRFRGWSGFIQHHRIHTGEKPYECGQCGRAFSHSSHFTQHVRIHNGEKPYKCGECGQAFSQSSNLVRHQRLHTGEKPYACSQCGKAFIWSSVLIEHQRIHTGEKPYECADCGKAFRGRSHFFRHLRTHTGEKPFACGACGKAFGQSSQLIQHQRVHYRE; encoded by the exons ATGGCAGCCCTGGGGGATGGTCAGGAGCCCCCTTGTGTCCCATCCCCTGTCAGCCTCGAGTCACCGGGGACACCTGGAGCCCACCACCACAAGGCTCGGCTTCACCTCCGTGGTCATCAACACG GCTCCCCCAGCTGCAGCCCTGAGGTGCTGTCCCAGCCACTGAGGGAGGAGGAACTGTCCGAGCTGGATctccaggaggaggaggaggtccCGCTCGGCAGGGACACCTGCTGGCCAG ATTCTGAGTTGGAGCCCGAGCAGGCTCTGTCGTCTCCCCACCTGCAGGGTCCTGGGGAGGAGCTGGATCAGGACGGCAAGGCGCTGAGGACCCTTCTGAGGTCTCTTCCTCGAAGGCCCATGTGTGGGGACAGCTTTGGGCAGGAGTCCAGCTTGGAGCAACCAGCAGGCCAGCCACCAGGGGCCGTGTCCTGTTCTCAGAACAGGGGTGCCTGGTGCATGACGCTCGTGCCACAGGGAGCCTCTGGGACTGACAGTGGCCCCGAACTGGGGGACAGCTTCGGCCGGGGCTCGGGCCTTGGGGCCCGGCAGGGCAGCCCACGGGGCGGGAAGCCGCACAGGTGTGAGGCCTGCGGCAAGAGCTTCAAGTACAACTCGCTGCTGCTGAAGCATCAGCGCATCCACACGGGCGAGAAGCCCTACGCCTGCCACGAGTGCGGCAAGCGCTTCCGTGGCTGGTCGGGCTTCATCCAGCACCACCGCATCCACACGGGCGAGAAGCCCTACGAGTGCGGCCAGTGCGGCCGCGCCTTCAGCCACAGCTCGCACTTCACACAGCACGTGCGCATCCACAACGGCGAGAAGCCATACAAGTGCGGCGAGTGCGGCCAGGCCTTCAGCCAGAGCTCCAACCTGGTGCGGCACCAGCGGCTGCACACGGGCGAGAAGCCGTACGCCTGCAGCCAGTGCGGGAAGGCCTTCATCTGGAGCTCCGTGCTCATCGAGCACCAGCGCATCCACACCGGCGAGAAGCCCTACGAGTGCGCCGACTGCGGCAAAGCCTTCCGTGGCCGCTCCCACTTCTTCCGGCACCTGCGGACGCACACGGGCGAGAAGCCCTTCGCCTGTGGAGCCTGTGGCAAGGCCTTTGGGCAGAGTTCGCAGCTCATCCAGCACCAGCGCGTCCACTACCGGGAGTGA
- the ZFP41 gene encoding zinc finger protein 41 homolog, whose protein sequence is MEKPTGQRKKTQSPEEDTGMQEDTAKEEKVCGAKRPNKRGALAKKHSKAPSLSPEHEEHIFDAFDASFKDDFEGVPVFIPFQRKKPYECNECGRIFKHKTDHIRHQRVHTGEKPFQCGQCGKTFRHSSDVTKHQRIHTGEKPFKCGDCGKAFNCGSNLLKHQKTHTGEKPYECKECGKTFAYSSCLIRHRKQHLWKKH, encoded by the coding sequence atggaaaagCCCACGGgccaaagaaagaagacacagagcCCAGAGGAAGACACAGGCATGCAGGAGGACACTGCCAAGGAAGAAAAGGTGTGCGGTGCAAAACGGCCCAACAAAAGAGGCGCTTTGGCTAAAAAGCACAGTAAGGCACCCAGCCTGAGTCCTGAACATGAAGAACACATCTTTGATGCTTTCGATGCTTCCTTTAAAGATGACTTTGAGGGGGTTCCCGTATTCATtccttttcagagaaagaaaCCCTATGAGTGCAACGAGTGTGGCCGCATCTTTAAGCACAAGACGGACCACATTCGCCATCAGCgagttcacactggagagaagcccttCCAGTGCGGTCAGTGCGGGAAGACGTTTAGGCACAGCTCCGACGTCACGAAGCACCAGAGAATTCACACGGGAGAAAAGCCCTTCAAATGTGGTGACTGCGGGAAAGCCTTTAACTGTGGCTCGAACCTCCTGAAACATCAGAAGAcacacactggagagaaaccgtacgaatgtaaggaatgtgggaagacCTTTGCCTACAGCTCGTGTCTTATCCGCCATCGGAAGCAGCACCTGTGGAAGAAGCACTGA
- the GLI4 gene encoding zinc finger protein GLI4 isoform X1 yields MSRQNRGTGEGRGPRASVHSRGRHVQSGLRRCVLPSRASWPPRWRSSGRQERPGSAHGLGGAGPGLTSGRRGRGRPAPAGEVPGVQTFIRPWGRWQPWGMVRSPLVSHPLSASSHRGHLEPTTTRLGFTSVVINTGPGEELDQDGKALRTLLRSLPRRPMCGDSFGQESSLEQPAGQPPGAVSCSQNRGAWCMTLVPQGASGTDSGPELGDSFGRGSGLGARQGSPRGGKPHRCEACGKSFKYNSLLLKHQRIHTGEKPYACHECGKRFRGWSGFIQHHRIHTGEKPYECGQCGRAFSHSSHFTQHVRIHNGEKPYKCGECGQAFSQSSNLVRHQRLHTGEKPYACSQCGKAFIWSSVLIEHQRIHTGEKPYECADCGKAFRGRSHFFRHLRTHTGEKPFACGACGKAFGQSSQLIQHQRVHYRE; encoded by the exons ATGTCCAGACAGAACAGGGGGACTGGTGAAGGCCGGGGCCCCCGCGCCTCCGTCCACTCTCGTGGACGACACGTCCAAAGCGGACTTCGGCGGTGTGTGCTCCCATCACGAGCGTCGTGGCCACCGAGGTGGCGGTCCTCCGGGCGCCAAGAGCGGCCCGGAAGTGCGCACGGCCTGGGCGGAGCGGGGCCTGGGCTCACTTCCGGCCGGCGCGGGCGCGGGCGGCCAGCTCCGGCCGGGGAG GTCCCAGGTGTGCAGACCTTCATCAGGCCTTGGGGAAGATGGCAGCCCTGGGGGATGGTCAGGAGCCCCCTTGTGTCCCATCCCCTGTCAGCCTCGAGTCACCGGGGACACCTGGAGCCCACCACCACAAGGCTCGGCTTCACCTCCGTGGTCATCAACACG GGTCCTGGGGAGGAGCTGGATCAGGACGGCAAGGCGCTGAGGACCCTTCTGAGGTCTCTTCCTCGAAGGCCCATGTGTGGGGACAGCTTTGGGCAGGAGTCCAGCTTGGAGCAACCAGCAGGCCAGCCACCAGGGGCCGTGTCCTGTTCTCAGAACAGGGGTGCCTGGTGCATGACGCTCGTGCCACAGGGAGCCTCTGGGACTGACAGTGGCCCCGAACTGGGGGACAGCTTCGGCCGGGGCTCGGGCCTTGGGGCCCGGCAGGGCAGCCCACGGGGCGGGAAGCCGCACAGGTGTGAGGCCTGCGGCAAGAGCTTCAAGTACAACTCGCTGCTGCTGAAGCATCAGCGCATCCACACGGGCGAGAAGCCCTACGCCTGCCACGAGTGCGGCAAGCGCTTCCGTGGCTGGTCGGGCTTCATCCAGCACCACCGCATCCACACGGGCGAGAAGCCCTACGAGTGCGGCCAGTGCGGCCGCGCCTTCAGCCACAGCTCGCACTTCACACAGCACGTGCGCATCCACAACGGCGAGAAGCCATACAAGTGCGGCGAGTGCGGCCAGGCCTTCAGCCAGAGCTCCAACCTGGTGCGGCACCAGCGGCTGCACACGGGCGAGAAGCCGTACGCCTGCAGCCAGTGCGGGAAGGCCTTCATCTGGAGCTCCGTGCTCATCGAGCACCAGCGCATCCACACCGGCGAGAAGCCCTACGAGTGCGCCGACTGCGGCAAAGCCTTCCGTGGCCGCTCCCACTTCTTCCGGCACCTGCGGACGCACACGGGCGAGAAGCCCTTCGCCTGTGGAGCCTGTGGCAAGGCCTTTGGGCAGAGTTCGCAGCTCATCCAGCACCAGCGCGTCCACTACCGGGAGTGA
- the GLI4 gene encoding zinc finger protein GLI4 isoform X3 produces the protein MVRSPLVSHPLSASSHRGHLEPTTTRLGFTSVVINTGPGEELDQDGKALRTLLRSLPRRPMCGDSFGQESSLEQPAGQPPGAVSCSQNRGAWCMTLVPQGASGTDSGPELGDSFGRGSGLGARQGSPRGGKPHRCEACGKSFKYNSLLLKHQRIHTGEKPYACHECGKRFRGWSGFIQHHRIHTGEKPYECGQCGRAFSHSSHFTQHVRIHNGEKPYKCGECGQAFSQSSNLVRHQRLHTGEKPYACSQCGKAFIWSSVLIEHQRIHTGEKPYECADCGKAFRGRSHFFRHLRTHTGEKPFACGACGKAFGQSSQLIQHQRVHYRE, from the exons ATGGTCAGGAGCCCCCTTGTGTCCCATCCCCTGTCAGCCTCGAGTCACCGGGGACACCTGGAGCCCACCACCACAAGGCTCGGCTTCACCTCCGTGGTCATCAACACG GGTCCTGGGGAGGAGCTGGATCAGGACGGCAAGGCGCTGAGGACCCTTCTGAGGTCTCTTCCTCGAAGGCCCATGTGTGGGGACAGCTTTGGGCAGGAGTCCAGCTTGGAGCAACCAGCAGGCCAGCCACCAGGGGCCGTGTCCTGTTCTCAGAACAGGGGTGCCTGGTGCATGACGCTCGTGCCACAGGGAGCCTCTGGGACTGACAGTGGCCCCGAACTGGGGGACAGCTTCGGCCGGGGCTCGGGCCTTGGGGCCCGGCAGGGCAGCCCACGGGGCGGGAAGCCGCACAGGTGTGAGGCCTGCGGCAAGAGCTTCAAGTACAACTCGCTGCTGCTGAAGCATCAGCGCATCCACACGGGCGAGAAGCCCTACGCCTGCCACGAGTGCGGCAAGCGCTTCCGTGGCTGGTCGGGCTTCATCCAGCACCACCGCATCCACACGGGCGAGAAGCCCTACGAGTGCGGCCAGTGCGGCCGCGCCTTCAGCCACAGCTCGCACTTCACACAGCACGTGCGCATCCACAACGGCGAGAAGCCATACAAGTGCGGCGAGTGCGGCCAGGCCTTCAGCCAGAGCTCCAACCTGGTGCGGCACCAGCGGCTGCACACGGGCGAGAAGCCGTACGCCTGCAGCCAGTGCGGGAAGGCCTTCATCTGGAGCTCCGTGCTCATCGAGCACCAGCGCATCCACACCGGCGAGAAGCCCTACGAGTGCGCCGACTGCGGCAAAGCCTTCCGTGGCCGCTCCCACTTCTTCCGGCACCTGCGGACGCACACGGGCGAGAAGCCCTTCGCCTGTGGAGCCTGTGGCAAGGCCTTTGGGCAGAGTTCGCAGCTCATCCAGCACCAGCGCGTCCACTACCGGGAGTGA
- the GPIHBP1 gene encoding glycosylphosphatidylinositol-anchored high density lipoprotein-binding protein 1: MKVLPAVLLALLLCRQPGRGRAQDEDNDDYFGYDEDDEDDKDDKDDKDDEDDREDEAGSGGRGWLQCYSCKVLHEEQDCKEMRSCPLSQPFCKTLSSQGNTESGPWTTYSGWCADTCKPSTREVAEILMTTTCCQTTLCNIPPWQGLLARGAGDPQGSPETVAAAFLFSLLTGLWAMAS, encoded by the exons ATGAAGGTGCTCCCGGCTGTCCTGCTCGCCCTGCTGTTGTGCAGGCAACCAG GGAGAGGGCGGGCACAGGATGAGGATAATGACGACTACTTTGGCTATGACGAGGACGATGAGGACGACAAGGACGACAAGGATGATAAGGACGACGAGGACGACAGGGAAGACGAGGCAGGCAGCGGCGGCAGAG GATGGCTGCAGTGCTACTCCTGCAAGGTCTTGCATGAGGAACAAGACTGCAAGGAGATGCGGAGCTGCCCCCTCAGCCAGCCCTTCTGCAAAACCTTGAGCTCCCAGGGGAATACTG AGTCGGGTCCTTGGACTACCTACTCCGGGTGGTGTGCAGACACATGTAAACCTTCCACCAGAGAGGTAGCCGAGATCCTGATGACCACAACCTGCTGCCAGACCACCCTGTGCAACATCCCACCTTGGCAAGGCCTCCTGGCCAGGGGCGCAGGAGACCCCCAGGGCAGCCCTGAAACTGTGGCCGCCGCCTTCCTTTTCAGTCTCCTCACTGGCCTGTGGGCAATGGCGTCCTGA